In uncultured Bacteroides sp., the following proteins share a genomic window:
- a CDS encoding DUF5627 domain-containing protein, with protein sequence MKKIIAAIMMLGALVTSCENADWDFPDYGTTSVYFAKQTPIRTITLGTDTYDTTLDNEHKCQIMATIGGVYKNETNRIINFVVDESLCDGLTYKDGSDIIPMPSSYYTLASNKIIIPPGKVLGGVEVQLTDAFFNDPKSISTTYVIPLRMTNVENADTILKSKNYILYAVKYINKWAGNWLSRGTDVIDDNGSVTTVARKANYIENDEVRGLTTNAYKQVAYPVSTVVKVYNQDGTLGTKTLTCNLILTFDDNDKCTITSGTEGYSVTGNGTWTKEGAKKAWGDKDRDELKLNYVLTYQYKQKADGPTLYKKYTCDDTLVARDRGSKLETFTTKNK encoded by the coding sequence ATGAAAAAAATTATAGCCGCTATTATGATGCTAGGTGCACTGGTTACATCTTGCGAGAATGCTGATTGGGATTTTCCCGATTACGGTACGACAAGTGTCTATTTTGCCAAACAGACACCAATACGTACCATTACATTGGGTACAGATACGTATGATACAACATTGGACAATGAGCACAAATGCCAGATTATGGCTACCATAGGGGGAGTATATAAAAATGAGACTAATCGTATAATAAATTTTGTGGTTGATGAATCTTTGTGTGATGGGTTGACTTATAAAGATGGAAGTGATATTATACCTATGCCTTCTTCTTATTATACACTGGCATCCAACAAAATTATTATACCTCCTGGTAAAGTGTTGGGAGGAGTCGAAGTACAATTAACAGATGCATTCTTCAATGATCCGAAATCTATTTCAACAACTTATGTTATTCCGTTAAGAATGACTAATGTAGAAAATGCTGATACCATATTGAAGAGTAAAAACTATATTCTTTATGCTGTTAAATACATCAATAAATGGGCTGGGAATTGGCTGAGCCGAGGTACGGATGTAATTGACGATAATGGATCAGTTACTACAGTAGCACGCAAAGCTAATTATATAGAGAATGATGAGGTACGTGGACTTACAACGAATGCCTATAAGCAAGTTGCTTATCCTGTATCAACGGTTGTAAAGGTGTATAATCAAGATGGTACATTGGGTACTAAAACATTAACGTGTAACCTTATATTAACATTCGACGACAATGACAAATGTACAATTACCAGTGGAACAGAAGGTTATTCGGTTACCGGTAATGGCACATGGACAAAAGAAGGTGCAAAAAAGGCTTGGGGAGATAAAGATCGTGATGAACTGAAGTTAAATTATGTATTGACTTATCAGTACAAGCAAAAGGCAGATGGTCCTACGTTGTATAAAAAATACACATGTGATGATACATTGGTTGCGCGTGACCGTGGAAGTAAATTGGAAACTTTCACAACGAAAAATAAATAA